Part of the candidate division TA06 bacterium genome is shown below.
CTGCCATCAAACGACGAGCCCGTTCGTTCAAGTGGGGCCAGATACGCGCAAATTGTTCTTCGAGTCGGACATTGTTTTTCATGTCCAACATTATAGCACAAAATAAACTACTTGTAAAGGTTATTTATTAACGCTTCCTAAACCTGGCCCAAGTGTCCCTTGTAACCAAGTGCAAAACGCCGTGTGAAATTATTAAATCATAGTGGGTGTTGAAATCATACCCGGCCAGGTCCTGAACCCAGGCATTGATTTTGATGTCCTTTTGTTTGGCGAGCAGGGTCAGTTTCTCTATGCCGTTGGCGGAAATGTCAAAGGCATCCACGGAAAATCCTTTTTCCGCCAGATACAAGGCATTTCTTCCGTCACCGCATCCGGCATCAAGGATTCTCGCACCCTTTGGCAGCGAGTTTGAAATCTCATATATCTCCAGGCTGGGATTCCCAAAGGTCGAAGATTCAATGCTTTTATAAGCTTTTTCCCAAAATGGCTGGTCCATCTATTTGCCTGTTTTATAAATAACGATTAACAATTAACCAATAACGAATCCGGTCAGGCCTTCTCCAGTTCCCGTTCCAATTGCTGCAGCTGGTGCATCTCGTAATATTTCCCCTGGCGGGCCAAGAGCTCCTGGTGCCGGCCCTGCTCCACGATCCGGCTCTGGTCCATCACCAATATCAGGTCGGCGTCCCTGATGGCGAAAATGCGGTGGGAGATGACGATGGAGGTGCGCTGTTCCAGCTCGGACCTGAGGCTGTCCAAAATTCTGCGTTCGGTGTCGGCGTCCACCGCCGAGAGGGCGTCGTCCAGGATTAGCAGAGGCCTGTCCAGCAGCAGGGCCCGGGCCAGCGCCAGCCGCTGCTTTTGGCCTCCGGACAAAGTAACCCCCCGTTCGCCGATCACAGTCTTATATCCCTTAGGCAGCCCCAGTATCTCTTGGTGAACCGCGGCCAGCCGGGCCACCCGCTCCAGCTCTCCTGGTTCCGGCAGGGGCCAGCGCCCGAAAGAGATGTTCTCCTCGATGCTGTCGGAGAACAGGAAACTGTCCTGGGGAACAAAGGCGAACTGCTCCCTTAAGGAATCCACTGTGTAGTCGGATATCTCCCGGCCGTCCAGAGCAATCTGACCCTGCTGGTAGTCGTAGAGCCGCATCAACAGATGGGCCAGGGTGCTTTTGCCCGAGCCGATGGTGCCGGTGATGCCCAGCATTTTCCTGTCCTTAAGCTCAAAACTGATGTCCTGCAGGGCCGGGCGGGACTGGTCCTGGTGGTAATAGGTCAGGCCCTTGACTCCCAGGCCGCCCTTGGCCGTTCCAAGTTTGACTGCGCCGGGGAGGTCCTTGATCTGGGGCCGGGTCTCCAGGATCCGGTTAAGCCGTCCCTGCGAGGCCGCGCCCCGCTGAAAGATGTCGATGGCCCGGCCGATGGCGATCATGGGCCAGATCAAGATCCCCAGATAGGCCATGAAGGCCACGAAGTCGCCCAGGGAGATCCGGCCGGAAACGGCCAGCCGTCCGCCCCACCACAGGGCGATGCCCTGGGAGAACGAAGCCACCAGGGTTATCAAAGGAAAGAAAGCGCCCCAGACCCAGACCAGCTTCATGTTCTTGTCCAGATAATCCCGGCTGGTGGCATCAAAGCGGAAATTTTCCGAATGCTCCTGGACGAACAGTTTCACCACCTTGATGCCCGAGATGTTCTCCCGCACCGTCTCGGTCAGTTCAGAAAATGATTTTTGCACTGCCTCGAACCGGCGGCGGATGATCCGGCCGAACAGAGCCACGATCAGGCTCAGGAAGGGCAGGGGGATCAGGGCATACAAGGCCAGATGGAGCGAGAGACTGAACATCAGGAACAGGGAGGCCAGGCCCAGCACCACGATGTCGGTTAGGATCACCGAGCCAAAGCCCAGGGCCATCCGCACAGCGTTGATATCATTGGTGGCATGGGCCATCAGGTCCCCGGTCTTGGTGTTGTCAAAATAGGCGAAGTCCAGGGTGCAGAGGTGGGAGAAAAACTCGTCCCTCAGTTTCTGCTCCACTTTCCGGGCGGTGCCGATCAGGAAATAGCGCCAGAAGAAGCGCCCGACGCCGATGGACAGGGCGATGCCGGCGCACCAGGTCCCGTAGAGTATAAGCCTTTTGGGATCGACGGCGCCCAGGGCCAGGTCGTCCACCGCCCGCCTTACCACTTGGGGGATCAACAACTGCAGCAGGTCCACCGCGATTAGGCTGACGAAACCGGCCGCCAGGGCCCATTTGTAACGGGCCAGGTATTTTTTCAGTTTAAAGAGTTCTTTCATTCGCTGTTATTTTCACCACAAAGCATGCCCTGAGGCAAATCGAAGGGACACCAAGACACACTCAAATTACGATTCCCAATTCACGATTTACTGATTTGGTGCCTTGTGTCTTGGCGGTTAGGCTCCGGTTTATCCGTGTCCCATAAGTAGTTTATATCCGTGCCGCCACCAGAAATGAAGGTCTAAGGCTACTGGTCTTTTCCCAGCCATCCCCGCCGGACCATGACCTTGGTCAGTTCCAGCACCGGCGACACCGAGAAAGCCAGGATCGTTATTATCAGCAGGTCCAGGGCGGGCAGGCTGTAGGTGCCGAACGGCTTGTGCAGAAAAGGCAGGTAGACGATCAGCCCCAGCAACAGCAGCTCCCAGAGCACGGCCAGGTTGAGCCAGTTATTGGCGAAGGGCCGTTTGAGAACGGTCAGGCGGTCGGAACGGAAATTGTAGGCCTTGAAGAACTGTATCAGCACCAGTGAAACGAAGGTCATGGTCATGGCCTCCCTGATGTCCCGCCCCGAGTTCATGGCCCAGATGAAGATCCCCAGGTTGACTGCGGCCGACCACAGCCCGCCCACGGCCATCAGGATGGTGATGGGCCGGGTGAAGATTCCGGTGCGGGGATTGCGGGGAGGCCGCTTCATCAGGTCGTCCTCGGGCGGGTCCACCGCCAGGGCCAAGGCCGGCAGGCCGTCGGTGGCCAGGTTGACGTAAAGGATCTGGACCGCAGTCAGGGGCAGGGGCAGGCCCAGCAGGATGGCCCCGGCCATCAGGCCGATCTCGCCGAT
Proteins encoded:
- a CDS encoding ABC transporter ATP-binding protein; this encodes MKELFKLKKYLARYKWALAAGFVSLIAVDLLQLLIPQVVRRAVDDLALGAVDPKRLILYGTWCAGIALSIGVGRFFWRYFLIGTARKVEQKLRDEFFSHLCTLDFAYFDNTKTGDLMAHATNDINAVRMALGFGSVILTDIVVLGLASLFLMFSLSLHLALYALIPLPFLSLIVALFGRIIRRRFEAVQKSFSELTETVRENISGIKVVKLFVQEHSENFRFDATSRDYLDKNMKLVWVWGAFFPLITLVASFSQGIALWWGGRLAVSGRISLGDFVAFMAYLGILIWPMIAIGRAIDIFQRGAASQGRLNRILETRPQIKDLPGAVKLGTAKGGLGVKGLTYYHQDQSRPALQDISFELKDRKMLGITGTIGSGKSTLAHLLMRLYDYQQGQIALDGREISDYTVDSLREQFAFVPQDSFLFSDSIEENISFGRWPLPEPGELERVARLAAVHQEILGLPKGYKTVIGERGVTLSGGQKQRLALARALLLDRPLLILDDALSAVDADTERRILDSLRSELEQRTSIVISHRIFAIRDADLILVMDQSRIVEQGRHQELLARQGKYYEMHQLQQLERELEKA
- a CDS encoding class I SAM-dependent methyltransferase, giving the protein MDQPFWEKAYKSIESSTFGNPSLEIYEISNSLPKGARILDAGCGDGRNALYLAEKGFSVDAFDISANGIEKLTLLAKQKDIKINAWVQDLAGYDFNTHYDLIISHGVLHLVTRDTWARFRKR